One Mugil cephalus isolate CIBA_MC_2020 chromosome 8, CIBA_Mcephalus_1.1, whole genome shotgun sequence genomic window carries:
- the ela3l gene encoding elastase 3 like, with amino-acid sequence MIPIVLASVLIASALGCGTPPIEPLTSRVVNGEDAKPHSWPWQISLQYERDGEWRHTCGGSLIADNWVMTAAHCINTKLSYRVFVGKHNLVEGEIGSKAILPETIIVHEKWNPIFVALGNDIALIKLSESVTLSDQVQLACIPPAGTVLSNLYPCYITGWGRLYTGGPIADKLQQALMPVADHATCSQPDWWGMAVRTSMVCAGGDGIVAGCNGDSGGPLNCKNTDGIWEVHGIASFVSGLGCNYVKKPTVFTRVSAFNDWIDMTMMNN; translated from the exons ATGATCCCCATTGTGCTGGCCTCAGTGCTCATCGCTAGCG ccCTCGGGTGCGGTACCCCACCCATTGAGCCCCTGACTTCCCGCGTGGTCAACGGAGAAGATGCCAAGCCCCACAGCTGGCCCTGGCAG ATCTCTCTGCAGTACGAGAGGGACGGTGAGTGGAGGCACACTTGTGGCGGATCTCTGATTGCTGACAACTGGGTCATGACTGCAGCTCACTGCATCAA CACCAAATTGTCCTACAGGGTGTTTGTGGGCAAACACAACCTGGTTGAGGGAGAGATCGGCTCCAAGGCTATCCTGCCCGAGACGATTATTGTCCATGAGAAATGGAACCCCATCTTCGTGGCCCTCGG TAACGACATTGCCCTGATTAAGCTGTCAGAGTCGGTGACTTTGAGCGACCAGGTGCAGTTGGCATGTATCCCTCCTGCTGGCACTGTGCTGAGCAACCTCTACCCCTGCTACATCACTGGATGGGGCAGGCTGTACA CCGGCGGCCCCATTGCTGATAAGCTGCAGCAGGCTTTGATGCCTGTGGCCGACCATGCCACCTGCTCCCAGCCTGACTGGTGGGGCATGGCTGTCAGGACCTCCATGGTGTGTGCAGGCGGAGATGGAATTGTGGCTGGATGCAAC GGTGACTCCGGTGGCCCTCTGAACTGTAAGAACACTGACGGTATTTGGGAGGTGCACGGCATTGCCAGCTTCGTCTCTGGCCTTGGCTGCAACTATGTGAAGAAGCCCACTGTCTTCACCAGAGTCTCTGCTTTCAACGACTGGATCGACATG aCTATGATGAACAACTGA